The Bombus fervidus isolate BK054 chromosome 1, iyBomFerv1, whole genome shotgun sequence genome includes a window with the following:
- the Tap gene encoding basic helix-loop-helix neural transcription factor TAP yields MSSEYSFCSEGGFDELSSSSDSGFDVSFESPKHEVQSDTLFPPAKEGKRKKTRNTRCKSPTQVLRLKRNRRIKANDRERHRMHTLNDALERLRMALPTFPEDTKLTKIETLRFAHNYIWALSQTLGNSEAGEITVNVGNVTVSISENGNMITSSTGSCAVAAQKRLGPSHTVFPYPQERFVPEWQEYDCYSDQSVSPPMQYQQCYDQRMYHAQHQLPAPHHMGHNNMYQCL; encoded by the exons ATGTCCTCGGAGTATTCATTCTGCAGCGAAGGCGGCTTCGACGAGCTCTCGAGTTCCTCGGACTCCGGTTTCGACGTGAGCTTCGAATCGCCAAAGCACGAGGTCCAATCAGACACCCTGTTTCCACCAGCCAAAGAAGGAAAACGGAAGAAAACCCGAAACACACGGTGCAAGAGTCCCACACAG GTGCTCAGGCTGAAAAGGAACCGTCGAATAAAAGCGAATGATCGCGAGCGGCACAGGATGCACACACTGAACGACGCCTTGGAACGTCTCCGGATGGCGTTGCCGACCTTTCCGGAAGACACGAAGCTCACGAAAATCGAAACCCTCCGTTTCGCCCACAACTATATTTGGGCGCTGTCACAGACGTTGGGGAATTCCGAGGCAGGCGAGATCACAGTGAACGTGGGTAACGTGACGGTCAGTATCAGTGAGAATGGAAACATGATCACCTCCTCGACCGGAAGCTGTGCTGTAGCCGCGCAGAAGCGGCTTGGACCGTCGCATACTGTCTTTCCTTATCCTCAGGAAAGATTCGTGCCCGAATGGCAGGAGTACGATTGCTATAGCGATCAGAGTGTTAGTCCACCGATGCAGTATCAGCAGTGTTATGATCAGAGGATGTATCATGCGCAGCATCAACTTCCTGCGCCACATCATATGGgacataataatatgtatcaGTGTCTTTAG